The following nucleotide sequence is from Leopardus geoffroyi isolate Oge1 chromosome A1, O.geoffroyi_Oge1_pat1.0, whole genome shotgun sequence.
GCAGGCCGAGTGGCGTTGTCCCGAGAAGACAAGGAGGCTGCCAAGCTGGGGCTCTCCGTGTTCACGGTAAGTGCCCATAACACCCGGGGATCCCGCGGTTCAGGGTCAGGGGCTGGCCGTCTCTGCTCGTGGGGCACTCCCGTTCCCCGGTCCGGGAAACCGGAGCTGGTCCTCCCCGTTGGCATCCCGGGGCGCCTCCCacgcaccccccctccccccccaccaaagtGGCCTCCCACCGCAGCACCATCGCGTGGACAGTGGCCGGCTGGCGTCCTCTCCggcctcctccaggaagaagcCTAGGTCTGAGGACGAGAAGGCGGAGCCAGGGTAAGGGCCGCCCCCCAGCTcccagggagagggtggggctgCACATAACTCCTGGTTCTCTTAGTGGCGCCTTTGGGTCAGTGCCCTTCCCAGCTCCTGTCCCTTCTTCCCTCAGGGGCCTGGGTCCCCATTGCCTGCTGGGGTCTCTGGAGGGAGGCGCTCAGGTGGAAGGGCGAGCCCCTGCGCTCTGCTGGTGCCCTGCATAGGGGGTGTGGGAGTTGTCACCTATTGGGGCATACGTCGTGGGGTGGGGGCCAAGTGGCATTTGCCGCAAGGGGCTGTCCCTCGAGCTGCCTGTACCTGCAGCTACTTAGCGGTAGGAGGGTGGTCGGTACCCGGTGCGACCCTCTCACCGCCCAGCACTGtgtgccctgcccctccctgcagccccgaGGGCcacaggaaaagcagaaaagagaaaaaaaagaagaaaaagaagaagcacaagaaagagaagaagaaagagaaggcacacaggaGCAGGGGGActtccccactgcccccagcTCCTGCTGGGTAGGTGTGCCTCTGCTCTGGGGCAGCCTggcaggtggggtgggcagggcagcctCACACCCACCCACCGGGTTTTGGTTTCTGCGGTCTCCCCAGGCCCGGGCGTCGCAGGCGCGACTCGGACTCCAGCTCCTCCTCACCCAGCTGTAAGAGGCGGCGGCGTGGCCACCACAGTGACTGAAGCCAGACCTGCTGACAGTTTCCAGCCTCCAGCAgacctcctccccgccccccctgcaGGGGCCCTGGCCCCAGAGACAGCCCCTggcgggagggcagggggcatAGCCTGGGGAGCCCCCGTGCAGCTTTGGGGTGGCCAAGTACAGctacttctatttttctttaattcactcTTTGTActtaaataaagttattttaagggGAAAGTATTTCACACTCAAGGGTAGGTTGTCACATGTTCCAGTAGAAAGGGGCAGGGGAGAACATGATGACGGTGTCGGGTTCCAGTAAGACCAGCCAGAGACCCTGGTGGGCCTGTCCCTGGGCAGTGATGTCAGATGTACCAGGAGACCTGGGTCACACCTCACCCTGGGCAACAGGCTGGACATGTAGATCATGAGGGTGAAGACTTGTACCTGgagtctcccccaccccactccaggtGCCAAGGGACCTGCCCCCTGGACTCCTTGGAGAGGGGGGCAAAGTGGGGCACTagctccctcccccaggcctcccctcctCTGCAGGGAGGGGACCTCTTACAACCCAACAGAGTGAGCACAGGACCCAGGCTGGATCCCTAATAAGGAAATATGCATCTTTTGCTTCGGATTTGAAAATTAAACTAAAGACAATTATGTCTGTCTAACCCTGGCCCTGGCTTTTCAACCTGTTAGTGGAGGGAAGGGCCAGACTGGGCATCCCCAGGGCAAGGGAGCTGGACTCTGGCCAGTCCATAGTCACAGCCGGCTGGGGAGTCAGGGCACTCAGGATTCAAGGATGGCCTACATGGCAGCAACACAGAGCTTGGCCAAGGTTTCCTGCCCTCCATCCCCCCAACAGGCCAGGTGATATGGGCAAgagcagcgcccccccccccccccagtccccatGCAGTGACCCTGCTGTCCCTATCATGGCCTGGCACTGCCAGCAGGGAGGCCAACGAGGCAGTCACTGCCAGGGCACTGGGCCACGTTCACACCTGCCACGAAGCCAGTGGCCTGTGTGCCCTGCTTCTGTTCCCAGAGATGAGCTGTGGCTAGTGGCACCAAGCATTGGAGAGCCGTGAACTAGTTAAGAGACTTTATTCTAGTAGCTATAATTACAGTGCTTGTTTGtcgaaatgaaaactgaaaacaagtatACAAAACAGTTGATTACTAATTGTGTATTGAAAGCAGTAAGAGGTTCCACGACACCAAATAAACCAGTTCTGAGGATTTCCCCAAGATAAAGTTGAACGGCTCCAGCTTCTTCAGTGTTTATCAAAATACGAAAGAAAAAAGTAGACGTCATCGTTTCGGTGGCAAACCTGACCCTTGCAGGCTAAGGGAGTGAAAGCACATGTGGACGGGGGCTCCGGGGGTCCCCCTGAGGGCCCTGGGAGTGGTGGCCGCAGcccccagcccatcccccctgGGCGGCCATGTGGGCACAGGTGCGAGGACAAACGCTAGGGGAGGCAGGACCACCGGAGACAGCAAATCACGGGGACCCTGTCGTGACCATGCAGGATAGACCATGGCCGGCTCTGCCCCGTCACGTTCCCGACAGGAAACGGATCACCGGTGGACCAGACGCCAGCCCTTTACCGCAGAACCTAACCAGGCACGTTTCTCCCTTCCGTGTGTTCAAGTGTTCTCCTTGCCttgtgtttttatctgttttaaaaatgcactgaGTTCGGGTTAAAAACCAACCACCAAAATCAATTCCAACACAGTCCTAACGCCCATAGGAGAAGCGAGCGCCAGGCTGGCCCCGACAGCAACTCCTGGGGGCCCCGTGAGCCTAAAATCCCTTCTCAGTACTGAACACTGGGCTGAttctttttacaataaaaaaagctgagtaatattgcatagGAGTACCAGAAACTGCCTCGTTGGGAACAGAAActatttacattaaataaaaacccGGCTGCAGGCTGCGTCTGCACATTTACAGCATGGTGAAGCACACTGTGACCGACCATGGAGACAGCTTCTGGCACTCACACCACATGAGAGTAAAgcagggtggaaggagggagtgggggggtggggggcgcggctCACTTCTGGTTCCGGAGCTGATTGGACAGCCAGTCCAGTCCCTCATAGAGCCCGTCCCCGCTGGTGGCACAGGTGGCCTGAATGTACCAGTTCCTGTGGCGCAGCGAGTGCAGGCCCAGCTTGTCCGTGATCTCGGCTGCATTCATGGCGTTCGGGAGGTCCTGGTGGTGGGAGAGGCCGACGACCTCCAGTCAGTGGGCAGCAGGGaccaccccttcccacctcccaccccgcATGGCCGGGGCCCACGGGCGTGCATACCTGCTTGTTGGCGAACACCAGCAGGACGGCATCCCTGAGCTCGTCCTCCGCCAGCATCCTCATGAGCTCCTCACGGGCCTCGTTCACGCGCTCTCTGTCATTGCTGTCCACCACGAAGATGAGGCCTGCGGAGCCGTGGGCATCAGGACAGGCGCCAATGGCGCCCCAGCCTCTCCCGCAGGCCACAGCCCCTCCGCTCACCTTGTGTGTTCTGGAAGTAGTGGCGCCACAGGGGCCGGATCTTGTCCTGGCCGCCCACGTCCCACACGGTGAAGCTGATGTTCTTGTACTCCACTGTCTCCACGTTAAAGCCTGTGGGGGCCATGACCCCGGTCAGCCTGCCACCCCAAGCAGTGAGAGAcccacgcccctcccctgctgcaccCTCCTGCCCTCCGCCCGCGGTCTCCTCACCTATGGTGGGAATGGTGGTCACAATCTCACCCAGCTTCAGTTTGTACAGGATGGTGGTCTTCCCTGCAGCATCCAGGCCCACCATGAGAATGCGCATCTCTTTTTTGCCAAAAAGGCCCTTGAAGAGGTTTGCGAAGATATTTCCCATGCTGTAGACTGGGGGGAGCAACACTGGCCAGAGAAACCTGTGGAGACAGGGGTCCCTGGGTCTCTGTGCCGCCCAGGGCCAGCAGCGCAGGGGCGCTCTGGCGGAAGGACAGGTCTGACCTCTGACAGCTCACAGGGTGGAAGCTGACCACACCTGGTTCCCAAGCAGCAGAAGGGAGACTGATGTACAACCCACAGAGGGAATGCTGTTCACCGAATGGCTGTGGCTTTCACAGGACGCAAGCTCCTCAACCATGCAACAAGAGGGGCCAGAAACAACCATCCGGGCAGTGACGCAGGCCAGAACCAACCACACCAACGTGACATGCTCAGAGCTTAGCGCTCACCCACAGACCGGATTCGGAGCCAGACAGCATCTAGGCTCTTGGGCAGCACACAGGCCATGAAGTCCCAGGGGGAGCGACCCCATGGGCCGCATCACGGACTGCGTTTGTCACAGGCTCCCCTCGTTCAGAGCAGAAACGCTGGGCCCAAAGGAGTGGTCTTCCATCCCACAGCCCCCAGGGCACAGGAGCCACCCGGGCCTGACCTCCCCATAGGCGGGCACTTTCATTTCCAAACAGGCACCTAGAAGAGCTGGCCACCTTCTCAAATGCACACTGTTTGGGAATCTGGGTGTTTATGGCTGGCTGCCTTTATGAAGTCAAGCACCCAGGCGCTGGGCAGCCTTTACACAGAGTGCCCACAAGGCCAGGAAGAAGCCTGGccacctgcccccgcccccgcccccaggagcaGCCAGGAGCTCCATAGTCTGCGGGAGTTGCAGAGGGTACAGGTCTGCCCTGCGTCACCAGCTGAGACCACACACGTTCCCACTCCTGGTCAGCACCCAACACACCCACTTTACCGCCAGGACGCCTGTCAGTTCTGTGCCAGTCCAGTCAGCACTGGGTGGAAATCACCCACCCCACTGTGAACCTGACGCTCCCACGGGCCTGGACGTGCCAGCAGAGGCCTTCAAGCTGGTTTCTGTGCacttgttgctgttgttaaagatttttttaagtcatctctacacccaacgtagggccTGGCCTCACAACCCTAAGATAAAAGTCTCACGCTCCAGTGAATGAGCCGCTGGACGCCACGCCTCAGTGCATTTTTGAGAGTTTATTGCTGCtattacctattcaaaaaattaaaatttaaaacgaCCTTTACTGTAACGCTTCCTTTTCTGCAGACAGCCCATTCTCCTAATATACACAGAGGATGACAAATCCTTTGGGAACACAGAACGGACCAAACACACACATTCAAACTTGGCTTGCTGTTGAAATTACTAATGAACAGGTGCCCAAGCgacaaagacaaacagaaaaaggtGGAGACAGGTTCTGGGAGCAATGAGAATGTGGCTGGACCTTCCAGGAGCAACAGACCCAGGAACTCTGCCACCCACGTCCAGGCGGGAGGGTGTGGGTGCACACTGTGCTGCACACAAGGACAGACACCCACAGGCCGCCGAGCCAGGACCCACGGCTGCCTGCATCTGGATAACCGCAAACAGCCATGCAAGTCTCCCTCTAAGAGCCACCAatggaagagaacaaaagaaaagaaggaatttggggggaaggaagagagaagactatttcaaaggaaaaaacaaacagaaccccCAACCCTCACATGGCTGCAGCCAACAAGGTGGGGACCCGGTGCCCACAAAACAAGAATGGGGAGTCAGAACACAGCAGACCTGACGGCCAAGGTGAAACACACAAACCTGTGCACAcgtgatggaaaaaaaaaggatactttcGCTATGgggatgtctttttattttatttatttatttttttcaacgtttatttatttttgggacagagagagagagagagcatgaatgggggaggggcagagagagagggagacacagaatcggaaacaggctccaggctctgagccatcagcccagagcctgacgcggggctcgaactcacggaccgcgagatcgtgacctggctgaagtcggacgcttaaccgactgcaccacccaggcgcccccgggggaTGTCTTTTTAGATAGACACCAAAGGCATGGTCAATAGAAGAGTTGATGAGCTGAACTTTATGAAAGCTACAAACTCCCAATCCGGGAACAACCAGGTCAAGGGTCAAGAGAACGGGAAGATCAACCAGACAGAATATTTGCAAGAGACACGCCTGATCACGGACTGCCATCtaagaaatgccaaaaaaaaaaaaaaaaccacttagaACTTGATACCCAGCAGACTGAAACTGCacgtaagaattttaaaatgggtCAATGACCTTAACATACCCCTCCCCacagaagacctacagatggcaaACAAGCACGAGAAAAATCTCCAAGTCAGTATGTCTTCGGGAAATGCAAACGAGAACACCCAGCTGCCCACTACACACCTATGAGAAGGACCCAAGCCCCCCACACCTGCACAAGCTGCatagcatggggggggggggggtcacaggaACTCTGCCTTGCTGGTGGGGACCTGAAACCACACAGTCACCGTGGAAGGgtttggtggtttctcaaaaaaccaaACATTGTTGCACGGTGCGACCCAGCAGTCGAGCTTCTGGGCCCTTACACAAAATCCTGGACGcggatgtttatggcagcttacCCACAACCACCCAAACTTGGAAGAACCAAGACGTCCTCCACGAGGTGACGGGTGAAGAGACTGCGGTCCATCCATGCCAAGCGACATCACTCAGCGCTAAAGAGAAATGGCTTAACCACATGTCACTAAGTGGAAGCAGGCAATCCAAGACGGCTGCACACTGTGGGACTCCAAGTGCCCAGCTctctggaaaaggaaaaccaCGAAGACAGGAAAAGGATCCCCCCAGTGGCTTCGGGGATTAGGGAAGGGAGGGATAACTCTGGGCACAGCGGGGCTGGGCTGTGAGGGTGGTGACAGCCATCACGTGATGGGTCCATGTCATCCCATACTTGTCCTCCCCACGAAAGGATGGGCCCTGGGTGCTGCAACATCAATGCGGGTCCCCCAGGTGGGGACACTGCCCTGAGGGAGTCTGTGCCTTCCCCACGGTTATGCTGTGAACTAAAAACAGCTCCCAAGGCTTGCAGGATGAGGGGGAAAGGACAGAAATTCTAAACCAAACAAATTTACCATCTGACTGATGGAAACTCCAAAAAACAACACAGGAAAGCATGGGGAGGAGATTCTGCTGTGACACCCTGCAGGAGCACAGAAACCTCTAGCCTGAAAGAGCCTGGGGTACAGACATGGACACAGATGCAGTCTGAGAACACCAAGGGTCCCAGCACTCTACCCCAGTGACACAGCAGTGCCCTCAGCCAAGGTGGcgatgcaggggaagggcagaacaAGGGCCATGTCCCTGcaaagaggtggaggagggaggcagaactCCAAGAAGGGGACACGCCACAGGCATGGCTTTACAGTGGGGCCTGGCCATCCCAGGGCAAGGGAAAAACCGATGACAGGTACAGAAGGCCCGAGGATGAAAATGAACACAAGAGATCACTTGAAATATATGCCATCCCCACCTGGCTCTGCAGCAGGTGATCCCTCCCCCAGCCATACTCTTCCTGTTGCTGGGGTGAGGGTGATCCAGAGGCTGAGGCCAGCCCGCACTGTCCAAGCGGACCCCCAAGGGGGTGTCATCAGCACGCTCATCTAGAGATGTGGCCATTGCAGTGGAGCCACGACAGGGGTGATGTCGGGGAGACAGGAGGGGGCAGGCTATCTCCACTTGTCTTAGCACTAATGTAATCTTGTCCTTACCATGATCACAGAGTCCTGGGGACCGAGGGATAAAAATgtcacttgcactctccccagcccccacgtGGGCAGGCGGACCATCTCAGGGTAAAACTGCCTGTTAGTCTCCTCCCCCCATCGTGCCGCCACCAGCCCCCAAGTCCCCACTTGCCCACACACTGCCCCTGGCCTGCTCGGCTCTGCTGAGCCCTCATTACCAATGTGGTCTGGGTCCTTCCCCTGTGGTTCTTCAACACATCAAACTCTGGAGCCCCAAGGGGACTGACGAGGTGAGCGTGCAGTCTCGGGTGCAAGACACTACCACATGGGCACTTGGTCTCCCCCAGCCGAGAAGCGTCTACACCTGTACCTGGCCCACGACCCTGCTGGCTCCTGGCCTACCCCAGCACATTTACTGTTTTGCACAATGTCAAGACCTAACAGAGGATCTGCCACAGGAGAAAGGTGGACCTCGGAGCAATCCTGTGGCCTATGTCACACCCTCTGCCACCAGAATCCCTTAAGCTCAAATCAAAACCCATCTTTCCTATTTATGATGATGATCCTCTGCATCAGTGAGCAATGAAAACACAGACTTTCTCAGAAGGgctccctccagccccacagcCTCGAGGGAACAAGTTTTCCCTCTGTTAGGACCAGAAACAACGTAAAGCAAAGACCTTGGCGGCCCACGTTCTCGGATAAAGAGGTCTATGTGGCTACGGGTCAAGGCCAGCGATGGGGCCTCCATGGGGAAGCCAGTCCAGCCAGAAAGAAATGTAGCTTTGTGAGTTTACTGCCGTTCCGCTCCAATAAAtgaatccaacatgactggtttAGCTGCCGAAGAGAAAAAACTTACTGTGACTTCCGCCTGCAACCCCAGCCTCTCCTCTGACAGGCCTCTGAGGTTTCAGAGTAAGCAAGGAACAAAGTCTGTCACCTTCTCTGAAATCATCGACTCAGCAGAATCTCTACCAGCGAAGACCAAGATGACCTGAGCAGTTTGCCATCACGGCCAAGAGGTAACCACCAAACTAGAGCTTGATTTGACCCAGGGAGACAAACACATTGGGGTTTGGGCTCCATTCTGCACTGTGGACACGATGCACCACTCGGCCTCCTCCATAAAGGGGAGCTCAGATGTTTGAGTTCCCTACATGAGTGAAAAGCTGGGTGACCTCTCAGCTCTTCATCTTTcagccttattttttattttttttaaccttttttattcattttttgagagagataaagagagacacagagcacgagcaggggatgggcagagagagagggaaacacagagtccgaagcaggctccaggctctgagctgtcagcacagagcccgacacagagctcaaactcaccaatgctaagatcatgacctgagctgaagtcagacacttaactggctgagccccccaggtgcccccccacttCTTACAAGTCAAGTTTATTGGACTCAGCTTACATACAGTAACATGTTCCGCCTCACAGTTCATACCCTCGTTTTGATTTTTCCAGAGCTCATATGCACTAGGAACCGTTTTTTAAGGGTCTCATGAATGAGCAACTGCTTTCTAGCAGCCCCCTATGTGCACCAGTCGTCAATCACTCAAGCCCCATCCATCCCTGACGCAGCAGCCACCTATGTGCACAGGTTGTCAATCACTCAAAGCCCCATCCATCCCTGACATATAGATCCTAAGTGTAAAATGGgtcctcagggctcctgggtggctcaatccactgagcgtcctactcttgattcagctcaggtcttgatcccaggatcatgggatagagccctgcgtccacactcagcgtggagcccgcatgagattctgtctccctctgcccctttccctgctggcgctctcttaaaaaattaaataaaaatacatacataaataaaagggGCCCTCTACTTTTGTAGGCCATATGATCACATGTAATCTCTTGCAAACTGCTTTCTGCACACCAGCTTTGGACTCCAGGGCCTCAGCTAAACAAATAAAACCTCAGGCCGTCACCCTGCCCATCAGCACAACATGTCATTCTGTAGCCTAGGGCTTCTTCTACAGCAGAGTATATTACCTAGTGTACCTAGTTTGTAAACACCAGTGGACCAGGAAAACTGAACGTGCCAGTACTAGTGCTAAGGCAGATACCACAGAGCCCTAACGCAGTGTGACACACAGGAATCCACACAGCCAGAGGAGACACTACGCAGCCCGGCACACCCAAGGCACCTAAGTGGACTGATCTCTCTTATTTCCATCAGTTTTATTCCTATCACTGACCTATAccttgtattagtttcaggtatgcaacaaGGTGTCTCCCTGTAATTACGTGTTCACAACTCTAGCTAACACCCACCACCTCACACAGTTCCATGTTACTCTCCTGTAAGAATTTCCAAGGTTTCTAACACCATCCAGTACTGTCAATGGGTCACCACACTGCCCCCCACGTCCCAGGACATGTCTCTCTCCACCTTCActcagctccccctcccccaccacaacCCAGGACATGTCTATCTTCCACCTTCACCCAGCTCCCCACCACCACATCCCAAGACATGTGTACCTTCTTCTTCACCCAGCTCCCcaaccccccctgcccccaccctgtaCCACTAGGAACTTTCCATATGAAACACACACTGCAGAACCAGATCATTCTGACCAGCACCCCAAGGCCAGTTCTGATGAGGAACTGCCTACGGACTGCCATTGGGCCTTCCGGCACAAACCTTCAGGGTGTTTTACGGGACCCAGTCAGGCCCAAGGGCTGGCCCCTGTGCAGtgatcccagcccccacccccacccctcacttcaCACTCAGCCTATGGTGGCTGATGGTGGGGGCAGGACCTGGCAGGTCTGACTCCAAGGGCACAACACTACTGAGATTCAATTTAGCTGGCTCTTTGCCAGCTTCTGATTCAATGTGAAATGTAACACCCAGAAATGAGTTTCCTCATCACTTGCAGCTCCTATCAACAGTAACACAGCAATGTGAATACCCAAGGGCCACTGTCCACTGTCCACCAGAACAGGCACCGGTGGGACAGTCTAACCACACGCAACGAACCCTGCTCACCACCAGCTACAAAAAACAAGGCACTGAACAGAAGAACATGTTTACGGTTCCTAGTTCCCCCTTATTCAGTCTTACACTTTTACTTACTGTTTTGTAACATAACTACCCTCTAAACACTTCACCAAACTTCTGTTCTTCTGAAATGTATACAATGGAGCAAAATCCTAAGGGGTGCTGAGCGGCTTGGTGGGTGGAGCATCTGTCTgacaccgacttcagctcaggtcatgatctcagggcttgtgcgttcgagccccacgttgggctctgtgctgacagctcagggcctggaacctgccacagattctgtgtctccctctctgtctctcctccgctcacggtctctctcaaaaataattaagtgttaaaaaatatatatatattaaaaaaaatcctacgtAGGCTAGCCCAATGTAACCAATACCCTTCTACAGAAGACCAATGAATACAAATGTCACATGTGTCTCCAACTAGACAACAAGGACCAACGAGACACAGTCCACGCAGGACCCTCGACACACGTGTCACACTTTCCAACTAGACAACAAGGACGGATCAGACACGGTCCACGCAGGACCCTGGACACACGTGGCACATGGTCTCCAACccgagagaaggagacacacaagtTGAGCCTGGCCAGGATGCTGCTGTGTGGAAGAGCCCCTCAGCTCTCTGCATCTGTCCTGATGGCAAACGCAGACCGCTCCACAgtattttcttattcctgattGGTTCCTGGCCACGAGGCCTTCCACTTCTGACTCCTGCAGTCATGAAGGTCCCACAGTATTCTAGCCCATAGGACGGACACTTGGCCTCCCATTCTACTCTGGCTTACACCTAAGGGCACAGATACCCTCTCTGACCCCAAATGCAGTCAAGTCTGAAAGACTTGTtactgaaaaaaactgaagatcaAAAAAGCAAATTTGCATCAACCGACAACACTGAAATGCACAACAAATTGAGCCGAAAACGGGGAAATTCAAGTAATTTGTGAGCACAAGGCAAAGCAGCATCTGAGAAACCATGGCAGCTGTACAGCACCTATCAGCCTGAGAAGGGTCCTACCACCGACCTTACCGATCCGCGCAAGCCTGGACCAGCTGCAGGGGAACACAGGGGAATGTGTCCAGAGACCCTGGGGCCCCACCCTGGCCACACCCCCAGCACCTTCTCCACAGAGGTGCCCACTCA
It contains:
- the ARF1 gene encoding ADP-ribosylation factor 1 isoform X1, yielding MGNIFANLFKGLFGKKEMRILMVGLDAAGKTTILYKLKLGEIVTTIPTIGEETAGGGQEGAAGEGRGSLTAWGGRLTGVMAPTGFNVETVEYKNISFTVWDVGGQDKIRPLWRHYFQNTQGLIFVVDSNDRERVNEAREELMRMLAEDELRDAVLLVFANKQDLPNAMNAAEITDKLGLHSLRHRNWYIQATCATSGDGLYEGLDWLSNQLRNQK
- the ARF1 gene encoding ADP-ribosylation factor 1 isoform X2; amino-acid sequence: MGNIFANLFKGLFGKKEMRILMVGLDAAGKTTILYKLKLGEIVTTIPTIGFNVETVEYKNISFTVWDVGGQDKIRPLWRHYFQNTQGLIFVVDSNDRERVNEAREELMRMLAEDELRDAVLLVFANKQDLPNAMNAAEITDKLGLHSLRHRNWYIQATCATSGDGLYEGLDWLSNQLRNQK